One part of the Acinetobacter sp. XS-4 genome encodes these proteins:
- the ffh gene encoding signal recognition particle protein has protein sequence MFDTLTERLTQSLRNVTGSGQLTEDNIKDTLREVRMALLEADVALPVTREFIAKVKEEALGQEVMTQLSPGQAFVKIVYDELTKMMGEANETLDLSAKPPVVVLLAGLQGAGKTTTAAKLARFLKERQKKKVMTVSADVYRPAAIKQLETVSAEVGAGFIASDASEKPIDIVNRAIEQAKIQFADVLIVDTAGRLHVDEDMMDEIKELHAAVKPTETLFVVDAMTGQDAANTAKAFNDALALTGVILTKTDGDARGGAALSVRAITGKPIKFLGMGEKLDALEPFHPDRVAQRILGMGDVLSLVEEVERKIDKEKAEKMAKKLQKGGSFNFEDMLMQFEQMKSMGGMMGFLDKLPGMSGAGIQQAIEQANPEKQVKKMEAIIQSMTVKERRNPDLMNPSRKKRIAAGCGMDVAEVNKLIKQQAQMAKMMKKFANPSGMSKMMRSLGNMQKQFGGGGGGGMGPLFGNNDQKK, from the coding sequence ATGTTTGATACCTTAACAGAACGACTCACACAGAGTTTAAGAAATGTTACTGGCTCAGGGCAGCTGACCGAAGACAATATTAAAGATACCTTACGTGAAGTACGTATGGCACTTCTTGAAGCCGATGTCGCGTTACCTGTAACTCGTGAATTTATCGCGAAAGTTAAGGAAGAGGCATTGGGCCAAGAAGTGATGACTCAGTTATCACCAGGCCAGGCATTTGTAAAAATTGTCTATGACGAACTTACCAAGATGATGGGTGAGGCGAATGAAACACTTGATTTAAGTGCTAAGCCTCCCGTTGTTGTATTACTTGCTGGTTTACAAGGTGCGGGTAAAACGACAACTGCCGCTAAGTTGGCACGATTCTTAAAAGAACGTCAAAAGAAAAAAGTAATGACAGTTTCTGCCGACGTTTATCGTCCAGCAGCGATTAAACAGTTAGAAACTGTGTCAGCAGAAGTTGGTGCAGGCTTTATTGCATCAGATGCTTCAGAAAAGCCAATTGATATCGTTAATCGTGCAATTGAACAGGCAAAAATCCAGTTTGCTGATGTGTTAATTGTCGATACTGCAGGTCGTTTACATGTCGATGAAGACATGATGGACGAAATTAAAGAATTACATGCTGCTGTTAAGCCAACTGAAACCTTGTTTGTGGTTGATGCCATGACAGGTCAGGATGCTGCAAATACAGCTAAAGCGTTTAATGATGCATTAGCACTTACGGGTGTGATTCTTACTAAAACTGACGGTGATGCACGTGGTGGTGCTGCGCTTTCTGTACGTGCAATTACGGGTAAGCCAATCAAGTTCTTAGGTATGGGTGAAAAGCTTGATGCTTTAGAACCATTCCATCCAGATCGTGTTGCTCAACGTATTTTAGGCATGGGTGACGTACTTTCTTTAGTCGAGGAAGTTGAACGCAAAATCGACAAAGAAAAAGCCGAAAAAATGGCTAAAAAATTGCAAAAAGGAGGCAGCTTCAACTTTGAAGATATGCTGATGCAATTTGAGCAAATGAAAAGTATGGGCGGTATGATGGGCTTCTTAGATAAGTTGCCTGGCATGAGCGGTGCAGGAATTCAGCAGGCTATTGAGCAAGCAAATCCTGAAAAACAGGTCAAGAAAATGGAAGCTATTATCCAGTCAATGACCGTTAAAGAACGCCGTAATCCAGACTTGATGAACCCAAGCCGTAAAAAACGTATTGCGGCAGGTTGTGGTATGGATGTTGCTGAAGTGAATAAACTCATTAAGCAACAAGCACAAATGGCTAAAATGATGAAGAAATTTGCGAATCCATCTGGTATGAGCAAAATGATGCGTTCATTAGGCAATATGCAAAAACAATTTGGCGGCGGCGGTGGCGGCGGAATGGGCCCACTGTTTGGTAACAACGACCAAAAGAAATAA
- the ccsA gene encoding cytochrome c biogenesis protein CcsA: MISLPLVYTILALIAYTTSFWYLFIRLMSKREPNPWLFAFVATLALLLHGTVLCHAMLTPAGINYDVFNLVSFTSWLMLLLSLIFSIFRPIVPLNLLGIPVAAIGLILGFGFSRPDQFIEQHSLGLDTHIILSLSAYAVLLMATIHAILLWFQNRELKKKQKKRFWVNLLPPIQAMESLLFDLIITGFILLTIALAFGFLTIDSFFAQHLAHKTVFSIISWFIYGSLLIGHYKLGWRGQKAIRFTLIGFVLLAIGFIGSKFVLEMILSR; the protein is encoded by the coding sequence ATGATTAGCCTCCCCTTGGTTTACACAATTTTGGCACTCATCGCATATACCACTTCTTTCTGGTATCTGTTTATTCGTTTAATGTCAAAACGTGAACCAAACCCATGGTTATTTGCTTTTGTTGCGACTTTGGCGCTCCTATTGCACGGTACAGTTTTATGTCACGCTATGCTGACACCAGCCGGAATTAACTACGATGTTTTTAATTTAGTATCTTTTACATCGTGGCTTATGCTGTTGTTAAGTTTAATTTTTAGTATTTTCCGTCCCATTGTACCGTTAAACTTGTTAGGCATTCCTGTAGCGGCTATTGGTCTAATTTTAGGTTTTGGATTCAGCCGACCAGATCAATTTATTGAGCAGCATTCGCTAGGCTTAGATACTCATATCATTCTTTCACTTTCTGCCTATGCAGTTTTGCTTATGGCAACCATTCACGCTATTTTGCTATGGTTCCAAAATCGTGAACTCAAAAAGAAACAAAAAAAACGTTTTTGGGTCAATTTACTTCCGCCAATTCAAGCGATGGAGTCTTTGTTATTTGATCTGATCATTACTGGGTTCATTTTATTAACGATTGCACTCGCTTTTGGTTTCTTGACGATCGATAGCTTCTTTGCACAGCATCTCGCTCATAAAACCGTATTTAGTATTATTTCTTGGTTTATCTATGGCTCACTCTTGATTGGCCATTACAAACTCGGATGGCGAGGTCAAAAAGCGATTCGTTTTACCTTAATTGGTTTTGTACTTTTGGCGATTGGTTTTATTGGTAGTAAATTTGTGCTTGAGATGATCTTGAGCCGTTAA
- a CDS encoding tRNA-dihydrouridine synthase, whose protein sequence is MKLILAPMEGLTDPIMRDTLTSVGHFDWCVTEFIRVTDSILPDHIYYSFCPELKNDGKTAAGTPVHVQFLGNNPEMLAANAAKVVELGAPAIDLNFGCPAKTVNRHRGGSVLLDEPDVVHMLIKAVRDAVPAHIPISAKMRLGYLDENHTMENAHAVEDAGASWLTVHARTKADGYTPPAYWEKILPIKEALKINVIANGEIWNNADARACQQQSGCEDLMIGRGAVTTPDLTQCIRENMNEALFSWEQLVDLQIRFLNGQAKTEIGMVGRYKQWLGMMTKAYPQAKNLWDQVKRIKALDEIVQQLEHTRSETI, encoded by the coding sequence GTGAAACTCATACTCGCTCCAATGGAAGGTTTAACTGACCCGATCATGCGGGATACACTCACATCTGTTGGTCATTTCGACTGGTGTGTGACCGAGTTTATTCGAGTTACTGACAGCATTTTGCCAGACCATATTTACTATAGTTTTTGTCCAGAATTAAAAAATGACGGTAAAACAGCAGCTGGTACACCGGTACATGTTCAATTCCTAGGGAATAATCCCGAGATGCTGGCAGCAAATGCAGCAAAAGTTGTAGAGCTTGGTGCACCAGCAATTGATCTAAATTTCGGTTGTCCTGCAAAAACTGTAAACCGACACCGAGGCGGCTCTGTTCTTCTTGATGAACCTGATGTTGTACATATGCTTATTAAAGCAGTGAGAGATGCGGTGCCTGCACACATCCCTATTTCAGCAAAAATGCGTTTAGGTTATCTCGATGAAAACCACACCATGGAAAATGCCCATGCTGTTGAAGATGCTGGTGCAAGCTGGTTGACGGTTCATGCACGTACTAAAGCAGATGGTTATACGCCACCTGCCTATTGGGAAAAAATTCTGCCCATTAAAGAAGCTTTAAAAATTAATGTCATTGCTAATGGTGAAATCTGGAACAATGCTGATGCTAGAGCTTGTCAGCAACAATCTGGCTGTGAAGATTTAATGATTGGACGTGGTGCTGTGACGACCCCTGATTTAACCCAATGTATTCGTGAAAATATGAATGAAGCGTTATTTAGTTGGGAACAACTGGTTGATTTACAAATTCGTTTTTTAAACGGTCAGGCAAAAACAGAAATTGGTATGGTCGGTCGTTATAAGCAATGGTTAGGGATGATGACAAAAGCCTACCCACAAGCTAAAAATTTATGGGACCAAGTAAAACGTATTAAAGCTTTGGATGAAATTGTCCAACAGTTAGAACATACCAGATCAGAAACCATTTAA
- a CDS encoding DUF6160 family protein: MKNKNIGCWLLLASSSSVFAMQPLDDQSLAAATGQNGLTLGIQADKVKFNQVTLIDTNGIASTSYNSKAGFVIAGNSTNPVPGIEFIKAAVSSNPSFNIAMDVDAGGGNPFLNLAVSMGSDVNGIRLLPFSVYMAPSASLSSPSDYALTSYAPKSIFSSGTTVNTGVKELIRSTGNLDINFVQTNKPRLNIQLGHAAQSVMVKFGGAIQSICSAAAGCPITLVSDNTGATFGFKFAGTNTSTGFVLDGFYAGVDPTGLTFGNTGVSSKFDASLNNVTLGNMGTQNTTTFNNLPNGSMGSFGVTGVSVTDFKMKVSGF, encoded by the coding sequence ATGAAGAATAAAAATATAGGGTGCTGGTTGTTACTTGCCAGTAGTTCAAGTGTTTTTGCAATGCAACCTTTAGATGACCAAAGTCTTGCAGCAGCAACGGGTCAAAATGGTTTAACCTTAGGTATTCAGGCTGATAAAGTTAAATTTAATCAAGTCACTCTGATTGATACAAACGGTATTGCCTCAACTTCGTATAATAGTAAGGCTGGCTTTGTCATTGCAGGGAATTCTACTAATCCAGTTCCTGGCATAGAGTTTATTAAAGCTGCTGTATCGAGTAATCCTTCTTTTAATATTGCAATGGATGTCGATGCTGGTGGTGGAAATCCTTTTTTAAATTTAGCGGTATCTATGGGGAGTGATGTAAACGGTATTCGACTTTTACCTTTTTCAGTCTATATGGCCCCTAGTGCATCTTTATCTAGTCCATCCGATTATGCATTAACAAGTTATGCGCCAAAATCAATTTTTAGTTCGGGAACGACAGTAAATACGGGCGTAAAAGAACTGATCCGTTCTACTGGCAATCTAGATATTAACTTTGTACAAACCAATAAACCTCGTTTAAATATTCAGCTTGGCCATGCTGCTCAATCAGTTATGGTTAAATTTGGAGGGGCAATTCAATCTATTTGTTCTGCTGCTGCAGGTTGTCCAATTACTTTAGTGTCCGATAATACGGGTGCTACATTTGGATTTAAATTTGCGGGCACAAATACCTCAACTGGTTTTGTGCTTGATGGTTTCTATGCAGGTGTTGATCCAACTGGATTAACTTTTGGAAATACAGGCGTATCAAGTAAATTTGATGCTTCACTTAACAATGTCACTTTAGGAAATATGGGTACCCAAAATACAACAACGTTTAATAATTTACCGAATGGCTCAATGGGGAGTTTTGGTGTCACTGGCGTTTCTGTAACCGACTTTAAAATGAAAGTAAGCGGCTTTTAA